Within Triticum dicoccoides isolate Atlit2015 ecotype Zavitan chromosome 1B, WEW_v2.0, whole genome shotgun sequence, the genomic segment GCGTATCTCAAAGTTTTTAGTTTGTACAACCGTGAAGTTCGGTATGAGATCTTACTGTTCCACAACATGAATTTAGTGTCTTGTGGTGCAATGTGGTATACTCTTGCATTTTAAAATCAACAATAACTTTATTTCTTAATATATATACCataaaacaataactttattatgtttcattttttttgaaaaggggtgtACCCCAGTCTTATTTTGTTCATATTGTAGGTAAAACTTTATTTATTAGTACCTTAAAATCCTGTGCATGTTTGAAATGTGAGTGCTATTCTGAACTTGTTAATGAGCTTTCTTGTTACAATGGCAGGCTAGCGGATCGCCTAACAAGCGATGGCTTTCGAAAGACATCATCCAACATAGCTCCAGGTGATGTCATCAATCCAGTTTCAAGTATCAATGGCACCAAACAATACATCACACTAAGGTTATTCAAGGTATATATTAACTCCCAAATGCTACATTTTTTTGCAAGCTCCTTAAGTTGTTACTTATTGGGGGCAGTGGAGGAGGGATTGCATTATTGCTTTTGATTTTGGTTTGCTTTCTAGTTTGAACTTGTTGGAGCCAAACAAGTTCACATTGACTTGGGTTGGAACATATGACACCACCAATCCATATTCTCATGGTGGTTTTATTGAAGTGTGCATATTAATGATAATCAACTAGTATTAAACAATATTTCTTTAGGAAATGCTTCATAATAAGTAAAGCTAAAAATGGTTTCGGGCATATCTATGGTAACACTACACTTGTAACAGAATTCTGTTTGATAAAAAGTGACAATGGTCATCCAAAGACGGGTGGGAGGGGGGGGGGTATCACTAGACATTTATTTATGTTAGGAAACGAACTGCTTATGAACAATGGGCACATGGCTTACTACATCCAGAAATCCATATGTTTTTctgcatgaacaatgagttgtgtcTTGTCATTATTTACATCAGTCGATGCATCTATTTGTTGTCCATGGTTGCAGGATAAATCATCTAGCGATTGGCAAGTACATTATGGATTAAATGGTTCCCCAAAACCAGTTGGTTACTTTCCAAAATCCTTGCTTCCTGCAATGATAGATAGCCCAGTTCTGCTTCGATTTGGTGGCTATGCAGCTCGCAGCAAACCATCACCAAGTCCTCCAATGGGCAATGGGCATGTTCCATTGAGCGGCCCCGCTGCATCCGTCAGTAACCTCAAGCTTATAGATGCCGATGGCATTGACAGCATTGCCAACACGGATCTACCATTCTATGTAACTCGTCAAGATTGTTATCCTATTTCTTACATTGATTCTGGCCGGTTCTTCTATGGTGGACCAGGTTGTGTTGATAACTAGGAATATGCCAGATATTTACGTCCATCTGTAACGAATTAAGAAATAAAGTTTCATATCCTGTAATTAAGGTTTCTTCTCCTGAGACTTTAGTTAGTTGTTCTTTTGTATTAATGTTACAAAAATAGTTGGTCCTCTATATCTGCTTCAAATATTACATTTGGAATCCTGAAAATTGGTTGCAACTTGCAAGCCACTAATGGTTTTTTACCACTCACCAGCGTTTCCAATTTTTCCTTGTACCGAAGAACATGAAAGAGATagtaaagtgttggaaatatgccctagaggcaataataaatggttattattatatttctttgttcatgataagtctattattcatgctataactgtgttatccggaaatcgtaatacacgtgtgaatacatagaccacaacaagtccctagtgagcctctagttgactagctcgttgatcaacagatagtcatggtttcctaactatgggcattggatgtcattgataacgggatcacatcattaggagaatgatgtgatggacaagacccaattctaagcatagctcaaagatcgtgtagttcgtttggctagagcttttcaattgtcgagtatcatttccttagaccatgagattgtgcaactcccggataccgtaggagtgctttgggtgtgccaaacgtcacaacgtaactgggtgactataaaggtacactacgggtatctccgaaagtgtctgttgggctggcacgaatcgagactgggatttgtcactccgtatgacggagaggtatctctgggcccactcgataatgcatcatcataatgagctcaatgtgaccaagtgtctggtcaagggatcatgcattacggtatgagtaaagtgacttgccagtaacgagactaaacgaggtattgggataccgacgatcgagtctcgggcaagtaacgtaccgattgacaaagggaattgaatacggggttgattgaatcctcgacatcgtggttcatccgatgagatcatcgaggagtatgtgggagccaacatgggtatccagatcccgctgttggttattgaccggagaggagtctcggtcatgtctgcatgtctcccgaacccgtagggtctacacacttaaggttcggtgacgctagggttgtagatatattagtatgtagcaaaccgaaagttgtttggagtcccggatgagatcgcggacgtcgcaaggagttccagaatggtccggaggtgaagaattatatataggaagtgctgtttcggccatcgggagagtttcgggggtcaccggtattgtaccgggaccaccggaagggtcccgggggtccatcgggtggggccacctatcccggagggccccatgggctgaagtgggaggggaaccagcccctggtgggctggtgcgccccccccttggccccccctgcgcctatggttgggaaccctagggaagggggcgcctccacttgcctcgggggcaagtttcccccttggccgccgcccccccaggagatcccatctcctagggccggcgcccccctggggaccctatataaagaggggaggagggagggcagccgcaccctacatcttggcgcctccctttccccttgctacacctctccctcccgcagacgcttggcgaagccctgccggatccctgttgcatccaccaccacgccatcgtgctgctggatcttcatcaacctctccttccccctttctggatcaagtagGAGgatacgtcatgctgaccgtacgtgtgttgaacgtggaggtgccgtccgttcggccctaggatctccggtgatttggataacgacgtgtacgactccctcaaccccgttctcttgaacgcttccgctcgcgatctacaagggtatgtagatgcactcccctctctcgttgctggatgaactcatagattgatcttggtgaacgtaggaaattttttattttatgcaacgttccccaccagtggcatcatgagccaggtctatgcgtagttctctttgcacgagtagaacacaatttgttgtgggcgtagatgttgtcaactttcttgccactactagtcttattttgcttcagtggtattgtgggatgaagaggcccggaccgaccttacacgtacgcttacatgagacaggttccactgactgacatgcactagttgcataaggtggctagcgggtgtctgtctctcccactttagttggagcggattcgatgaaaagggtccttatgaagggtaaatataagttggcaaatcacattgtggctttaacgtaggtaagaaaacgttcttgctagatcacctatagaagccacgtaaaaacttgcaacaacaattagaggacgtctaacttgtttttgcagcaagtgttttgtgatgtgatatggccaaagttgtgatgaatgatgaatgatatatatgtgatgtatgagatcatgttcttgtaataggaatcacgacttgcatgtcgatgagtatgacaaccggtaggagccatagaagttgtctttatttttgtatgacctgcgtgtcattgaagaacgccatgtaaactactttactttattgctaaacgtgttagccatagaagtagaagtagtcgttggcgtgacaacttcatgaagacacgatgatggagatcatgatgatggagatcatggtgtcatgccggtgacgaagatgatcatggagccccgaagatggagatcaaatgagctatatgatattggccatatcatgtcactattatgattgcatttgatgtttatcatgtttttcatcttgtttacttagaacgacggtagtaagtaagatgatccctcataataatttcaagaaaagtgttccccctaactgtgcaccgttgcgaaggttcattgtttcgaagcaccacgtgatgatcgggtgtgatagatcctaatgttcgaatacaacgggtgtaagccaaatttacacacgcaatacacttaggttgacttgacgagcctagcatgtacagacatggcctcggaacacagaagaccgaaaggtcgagcatgagtcgtatagaagatatgatcaacatgaagatgttcaccgatgttaactagtccgtctcacgtgatgatcggacacggcctagttgactcagatcatgtttcacttagatgactagagggatgtctgtctaagtgggagttcattaaataatttgactaagatgaacttaattatcatgaacttagtctaaagtctttacaatatgtcttgtagatcaaatggccaacgctca encodes:
- the LOC119350150 gene encoding uncharacterized protein LOC119350150, which encodes MGSLEVWPPFHGDLEFLQPGVELASSGNATSSCVSNTSVTYFLRDSSYYGVEATLDVYGFTLQSDQITEGGIWITSLGNGQKNPANGIQIGWHSFPALYKDSLTHFYVAWCYSELVNELSCYNGRLADRLTSDGFRKTSSNIAPGDVINPVSSINGTKQYITLRLFKDKSSSDWQVHYGLNGSPKPVGYFPKSLLPAMIDSPVLLRFGGYAARSKPSPSPPMGNGHVPLSGPAASVSNLKLIDADGIDSIANTDLPFYVTRQDCYPISYIDSGRFFYGGPGCVDN